Proteins encoded in a region of the Paenibacillus sp. E222 genome:
- a CDS encoding AraC family transcriptional regulator, with protein MYNPLDLVVRIVWSSRKQTPMDWSDIRNNTSVHTFYWIHEGKGTFHTEDQTYEVIQGMLFYMEPGAQMQMENSKESPLTISMILFDCCAVSYQTPEWQLPQSIHRMDIPFYSRYHSERALRLDHAFNEITESWLLGNHYREMESCALLLKLLAILHRPDHFSEPGNTTSIIFKIKEELETRFEEQLFIREIASKYAISESYLRKMFMSHIGQSPKEYLTEVRLRQSERYLTYTNYTFKRIARQCGYHDEYHFSKAFRNWKGVSPSMFRKNEKR; from the coding sequence ATGTATAATCCCTTAGATTTGGTAGTTCGAATCGTATGGAGCTCACGGAAGCAGACACCGATGGATTGGTCGGATATTCGCAACAATACGTCTGTACATACCTTTTATTGGATTCATGAAGGTAAGGGAACATTCCATACTGAAGATCAAACTTATGAGGTGATTCAGGGAATGTTATTTTATATGGAACCTGGCGCACAGATGCAGATGGAAAATTCTAAAGAGTCACCATTGACCATTAGTATGATTTTGTTTGACTGTTGTGCGGTTTCATATCAAACACCAGAGTGGCAGTTACCTCAATCTATTCACAGGATGGACATTCCATTTTACAGCAGATATCATTCAGAGCGAGCCTTACGACTAGATCATGCTTTTAATGAAATCACGGAATCGTGGTTATTAGGAAATCACTATCGTGAGATGGAAAGTTGTGCTTTGCTATTGAAACTACTTGCTATATTGCACCGCCCGGATCATTTTTCTGAACCGGGAAACACAACTTCCATTATTTTTAAGATAAAAGAAGAACTAGAGACACGGTTTGAGGAACAATTATTCATCCGAGAAATAGCAAGCAAATATGCCATATCCGAATCTTATCTTCGTAAAATGTTTATGAGTCATATTGGACAATCTCCCAAGGAATACTTAACTGAGGTGAGGCTACGTCAGTCTGAACGTTATCTGACTTATACGAACTACACATTTAAAAGAATCGCAAGACAGTGCGGATATCATGATGAATATCATTTCAGCAAGGCTTTTCGCAATTGGAAAGGTGTATCACCATCCATGTTCCGAAAGAATGAGAAACGCTAG
- a CDS encoding TetR/AcrR family transcriptional regulator: protein MKTERDLRVLKTLEHIKSGFSLCVSQKTFKSIIIKDISTAAKVNRSTFYTYYTDKYHLRDELVKATLQDLDRAIDLTFITFDDQSSSQTRSVIVQHLEHLWSQKEWYLLLWNKNLELYVFEDMQSLLENKIRNIFTQEDKDEFSERKELFARLYASTTMSILKWWYEVAPTTSAAKVADIIYNHWELGMHRTFF, encoded by the coding sequence ATGAAAACGGAACGAGATCTAAGAGTACTTAAAACACTCGAACACATAAAAAGTGGATTTTCGTTATGTGTCAGTCAAAAAACATTTAAATCAATCATAATTAAAGACATTTCAACTGCTGCGAAAGTCAATCGCTCGACATTTTATACATACTACACCGACAAGTACCATCTTCGTGATGAACTAGTTAAAGCGACTCTTCAAGACCTTGATCGTGCTATTGACCTGACGTTTATTACGTTTGACGATCAAAGTTCCTCCCAGACTCGTAGTGTTATAGTCCAGCATCTTGAGCATTTATGGAGTCAGAAAGAATGGTATCTTCTTTTGTGGAATAAAAATCTGGAACTTTATGTTTTTGAGGATATGCAGTCCTTACTGGAGAATAAAATTCGGAACATATTTACCCAAGAAGATAAGGACGAATTCTCAGAAAGAAAGGAACTTTTTGCGCGTTTGTACGCCTCCACAACGATGAGCATTTTAAAATGGTGGTATGAAGTAGCTCCGACCACTTCTGCAGCCAAAGTAGCTGACATTATTTATAATCATTGGGAATTAGGAATGCATCGGACATTTTTCTAA
- a CDS encoding glycoside hydrolase family 2 protein, producing the protein MIRLFDTHHTRISTELEGLWEFSPVDTIGERPKEFPFKLPVPGCWESHPHFGTYRGKAVYRRVISVSSQTHIRLEFKGVSHTAHVYFDGEFVKTHYNAYTSFEVIIPNAIAGEHEILVYVDNSFSEASALHFPNDYYTYGGLVRPVVLEEISDLYIENIMFTPLLQANQWNGRWKVMIRNISQSPQQVQVIGELAGIKSILGSCEVGPGGQAELIQTVSYPNVLEWSLDNPSLYQLQTKLITNEQLVDDLVDRVGFREINISNGQLLLNGHELKLKGVNRHEDHPMVGCSFPLSLMVRDLDLIEEMGCNAVRTSHYPYDERFLDLCDERGIVIWEENHARGLSLEQMRNPNFAWQSEQVTREMVEQHFNHPSIIIWAILNECASNTEEGKVHYAKQLTIIRELDPSRPRSFASHHRDQELCFDLAEIVSFNLYPGWYTDEKPEELALEAIQWANKLGGADKPIIMSEFGADGFYGFRSNNREKGSEERQADILRNCLNAYQASTDICGMFIWQFSDCRVTEGEGWLLTRSCTRNSKGLVDEYRRPKLAYDVVSSIYKSEDKK; encoded by the coding sequence ATGATTAGACTTTTTGATACGCATCATACTCGGATCAGCACTGAACTTGAAGGTCTGTGGGAGTTTTCTCCCGTAGATACCATAGGCGAACGACCAAAAGAATTTCCTTTTAAGCTACCTGTTCCAGGATGCTGGGAGAGTCACCCTCATTTTGGCACCTATAGAGGGAAAGCTGTATATAGAAGAGTAATTTCGGTATCCAGTCAGACCCATATCCGGTTGGAATTCAAAGGGGTGAGTCATACGGCCCATGTCTATTTTGATGGGGAATTTGTTAAAACCCACTACAACGCTTATACTTCATTCGAAGTTATAATCCCCAATGCTATTGCTGGAGAACATGAAATTTTAGTGTATGTTGACAACTCCTTTAGTGAGGCATCTGCGCTACATTTCCCTAATGACTATTACACTTATGGTGGCCTTGTTCGCCCTGTTGTTTTGGAAGAAATAAGCGATTTGTACATTGAAAATATTATGTTTACTCCCCTACTCCAAGCAAATCAATGGAATGGACGATGGAAAGTGATGATTCGCAATATCAGTCAATCTCCCCAACAAGTTCAGGTTATTGGAGAACTTGCGGGAATAAAATCTATTCTAGGAAGCTGTGAGGTTGGGCCTGGGGGACAAGCAGAACTTATCCAAACAGTATCGTATCCGAATGTGTTGGAGTGGTCTCTTGACAATCCAAGTCTCTACCAGTTGCAAACCAAACTAATAACAAATGAACAACTAGTAGATGACCTAGTGGACAGGGTTGGATTTAGAGAAATTAATATTTCAAACGGACAGTTACTTTTAAATGGGCATGAACTCAAGCTAAAAGGTGTTAATCGGCACGAAGATCATCCCATGGTGGGATGTTCATTTCCTTTATCGCTCATGGTAAGAGATTTGGATCTAATTGAAGAAATGGGATGCAATGCAGTCCGGACGAGTCATTATCCGTATGACGAAAGGTTCCTTGATTTATGTGACGAGCGTGGGATTGTGATTTGGGAAGAGAACCACGCTAGAGGATTGAGTCTTGAACAAATGCGTAATCCCAATTTCGCGTGGCAGAGTGAGCAAGTAACTCGAGAAATGGTCGAACAACACTTTAATCATCCCTCCATCATCATTTGGGCTATATTAAATGAATGTGCCAGCAATACGGAGGAAGGCAAAGTCCATTATGCCAAACAACTGACCATCATTCGCGAATTAGATCCTAGTCGCCCGCGTTCTTTTGCATCTCATCACAGAGATCAGGAACTGTGTTTTGATCTTGCAGAAATTGTATCATTTAATCTTTATCCCGGTTGGTATACGGACGAAAAGCCTGAGGAATTAGCTTTGGAAGCCATTCAGTGGGCCAATAAACTGGGTGGCGCAGACAAACCCATTATCATGAGTGAATTTGGTGCAGATGGATTTTATGGCTTTCGAAGTAATAACCGGGAAAAAGGCTCAGAAGAACGGCAAGCTGACATCCTGCGCAATTGCTTAAATGCATATCAAGCATCAACAGATATTTGTGGCATGTTTATATGGCAATTTAGTGATTGCAGAGTGACTGAAGGCGAAGGTTGGTTGCTGACTCGCTCCTGCACACGGAATAGTAAAGGACTTGTGGATGAATATCGCAGGCCCAAGCTTGCGTATGACGTTGTGAGCTCCATTTATAAAAGCGAAGACAAAAAGTAA
- a CDS encoding SDR family NAD(P)-dependent oxidoreductase, whose translation MGRASAIAFAQAGAKVMVADINKEAGLETVQLINDFGGVASFVRTNVAVEGDIIRLVQTTVSEFGQLDFAHNNAGITLPPAPMADSSTEDFDRVVKINLYGTYYAIKHEIQAMLKTGGGAIVNTSSGFGLIGGQNQAIYSATKFAINGITKSVAMEYAEKGIRVNAICPGMTATPILSWLDNAPAQAASFKSTIPTGKLQTAEDQANAAVFLCSNLAGQITGVALPVDGGYTAADKHQKCRPPLYVYFAPEMCIGCPDPIGKGYPMHFFLYPWRYSYWRFCL comes from the coding sequence ATTGGCCGAGCTAGTGCAATTGCATTTGCTCAAGCAGGTGCAAAGGTAATGGTAGCTGATATCAACAAAGAGGCAGGTCTTGAAACTGTACAACTAATTAATGACTTTGGAGGCGTTGCAAGCTTTGTTAGAACAAATGTAGCTGTTGAAGGAGATATTATCAGACTTGTACAGACAACAGTATCGGAATTTGGACAACTGGATTTTGCTCACAATAATGCTGGAATCACACTGCCCCCGGCCCCCATGGCGGATTCTTCTACGGAAGACTTTGACCGTGTGGTCAAAATAAATTTGTATGGAACTTATTATGCCATCAAACATGAAATTCAAGCTATGTTGAAAACGGGCGGCGGAGCAATTGTTAACACATCTTCTGGTTTTGGTCTGATCGGCGGTCAGAATCAAGCAATCTATTCTGCTACTAAATTTGCAATAAACGGAATTACAAAAAGTGTAGCTATGGAATATGCTGAAAAAGGTATTCGTGTCAACGCTATTTGTCCGGGAATGACGGCGACTCCAATTCTTAGCTGGTTAGACAATGCACCAGCACAAGCAGCATCGTTTAAATCAACAATTCCAACCGGTAAGTTGCAAACTGCCGAGGATCAAGCCAACGCAGCTGTTTTCTTGTGTTCAAATCTTGCAGGTCAGATTACAGGCGTTGCCTTGCCTGTTGATGGCGGTTACACGGCTGCAGATAAGCACCAGAAATGTAGGCCTCCTCTATATGTGTATTTTGCGCCTGAGATGTGCATTGGTTGCCCTGACCCCATTGGGAAAGGTTATCCGATGCACTTCTTTTTGTATCCATGGCGATATAGTTACTGGAGATTCTGCCTGTAA
- a CDS encoding AraC family transcriptional regulator, which yields MNFAVVRKWLNNRPLFFRLVIPYIAVVILLASCLGFTYSKSLKIVKKDILYANDMALEQTRRTLEIRISEMEQTMWDIVSLPSVRRALIIREPFEQANPYRFKSVSSSLKQLSLSNDFILDYFVLFKRSSMAVNSDKIYTFPQLYELYFQYDEGSRDHWQDRFFQLNGNFQPAMQLTLAGKTVSGIPFIRPMGNGREVHGALLVLMDNRKIHELLGSMQLSEGSLSYIADQKGQIISYVSGTGVEGLVPSVVKDVNLKDMITASTTSHQLGWTFVTAHPQAIVAERSLEITQSILYVLLIFVFLGLVISIGLAHRHSLSLHRLTRHFTEQSEPKLFFGNAYSWIEQKVGGLSERQHIMEKLHKEQLPILQTTFYEQLLKGYFSSEDHLQSLMKHAGLEFDSTGYLVITIHFTGYGDGVDADILREVEGKKIIVKEALRFSDAAKSIHVHDWDTYHLSIIYCCGDEEIQDLRLVEQILLHILGNHSLYLEEELDVVVTASSMVTNLWELPHAYQEAMTAFRQYVWDPRHRFVWYDGQPENQSFAYYPPELEAMLVQCTLTGDIERMQDLLHGLYQENMVNRKLSLSMLQLFLNELLGTLAKVLIELKNMQTSPEEYVQIRCVRDAVDYYGQIHDRFLSLGSLIHLNKRSHNIELRDRLTAFIQKNAFGSDLSASKVAREFNISSAYFSQFFKEQVGSNFSTYLEQLRIARAKELLNGTDSNVQEIAVSIGYNSSNSFIRAFKRSEGRTPSEYRQA from the coding sequence ATGAATTTTGCCGTGGTAAGAAAATGGTTGAATAATAGACCGCTATTCTTTCGTTTAGTGATTCCCTATATTGCTGTTGTTATCTTACTGGCTTCCTGCCTCGGTTTTACCTATAGTAAATCGTTAAAGATCGTTAAAAAAGATATTTTGTATGCCAACGATATGGCTCTTGAACAAACTAGGCGAACGCTAGAGATTCGTATTTCCGAGATGGAGCAGACAATGTGGGATATCGTTTCGCTTCCCTCCGTTCGTCGAGCGTTGATTATTCGCGAACCTTTCGAGCAGGCCAACCCATACCGTTTTAAAAGTGTCAGCAGTTCGCTGAAGCAATTATCTTTGAGTAATGACTTCATTCTGGATTATTTTGTGCTTTTCAAGCGTAGTAGTATGGCTGTAAACAGTGATAAAATTTATACCTTTCCACAATTGTACGAATTATACTTCCAATACGATGAGGGTTCGCGGGATCATTGGCAGGACCGATTCTTTCAACTGAACGGAAACTTCCAGCCTGCTATGCAATTGACCTTGGCTGGGAAAACTGTCTCTGGCATACCCTTCATTCGCCCAATGGGCAACGGGAGGGAAGTCCATGGGGCTCTGCTAGTTCTTATGGATAATCGGAAAATTCATGAGCTACTGGGCAGCATGCAGTTATCGGAAGGCAGCCTGTCTTATATTGCAGATCAGAAGGGGCAGATCATCAGTTACGTGTCCGGTACCGGTGTGGAAGGCCTTGTTCCGTCCGTGGTCAAAGATGTAAATCTTAAGGATATGATCACAGCATCCACCACGTCTCATCAACTCGGCTGGACCTTTGTAACTGCTCATCCCCAAGCGATTGTCGCCGAGCGTTCTCTTGAAATTACACAGTCCATTCTCTACGTGTTACTGATCTTTGTATTCCTAGGACTTGTTATCTCCATCGGACTGGCACATCGCCACAGCCTTTCCCTACACAGGCTGACCCGCCACTTTACCGAACAGAGCGAACCCAAACTGTTTTTCGGGAATGCATATAGTTGGATTGAGCAAAAGGTAGGCGGCTTGTCAGAACGTCAGCATATTATGGAGAAGTTGCACAAGGAGCAGCTTCCTATCCTTCAAACCACTTTTTATGAACAGCTGCTTAAAGGGTACTTCAGTTCTGAGGACCATCTTCAATCACTTATGAAACATGCGGGGCTCGAATTCGACAGTACCGGTTATCTTGTAATCACCATTCATTTCACAGGATATGGAGATGGCGTTGATGCGGATATATTGAGGGAAGTCGAGGGCAAAAAAATAATTGTCAAAGAGGCACTGCGCTTCAGCGATGCCGCAAAGAGCATCCACGTGCACGATTGGGATACATATCATCTGTCCATCATTTACTGTTGTGGGGACGAAGAAATTCAAGATCTTCGTTTAGTGGAACAAATTCTACTTCATATTTTAGGAAATCATTCTCTCTACCTGGAAGAAGAGCTGGATGTGGTTGTCACCGCGAGCAGTATGGTAACAAATCTATGGGAGCTTCCACATGCGTATCAGGAGGCTATGACAGCATTTCGCCAGTATGTTTGGGACCCACGCCATCGTTTTGTTTGGTACGACGGCCAGCCTGAAAACCAGTCATTTGCATACTATCCTCCCGAACTCGAAGCGATGCTTGTCCAATGCACATTGACGGGGGACATAGAACGAATGCAGGACTTGCTGCACGGTCTGTATCAAGAAAATATGGTAAACCGCAAACTGAGCTTGTCCATGCTGCAATTGTTCCTCAATGAACTTCTTGGCACGTTGGCTAAAGTGTTGATCGAATTGAAAAATATGCAAACCAGTCCGGAAGAATATGTTCAGATTCGTTGTGTCAGAGATGCTGTTGACTATTATGGACAAATTCATGACCGTTTCCTGTCGCTCGGTTCGCTCATTCACCTAAATAAACGGAGCCATAACATAGAATTGCGCGATCGATTGACTGCCTTTATTCAGAAGAACGCCTTCGGTTCCGATCTTAGTGCCTCCAAGGTAGCCAGGGAATTCAACATATCATCGGCATATTTTTCACAATTTTTCAAGGAACAGGTAGGAAGCAATTTTTCCACATATCTGGAGCAACTGCGCATAGCCCGCGCCAAGGAGCTTTTGAATGGAACGGATAGCAACGTCCAAGAAATAGCCGTTTCCATCGGTTATAATTCTTCGAATTCCTTCATTCGAGCCTTTAAGCGGAGTGAAGGAAGAACACCTTCAGAGTACCGACAAGCGTAA
- a CDS encoding heparinase II/III family protein yields the protein MVKTQETGSVLTLAKDWVERAVVGTEPGQYAESDWKTIVTLVEAEEQTQRDKSTIRHLLDGMDQFLSRVHCSNRVINEENNLLEFSTYRRELIRLVFKARAILLIDAEQYTEGAKVALMDQITRAEAALNGTYTAPFVRNRAFIEPRPDEDIQAVTEHCTMAPSYNMGTYGLRPAIEWYTYQHIMADCYETEKVYASSIGCVNERTADLSRGDLPAVELEPGSIAYLSFDLPSLDQRRLRHARLRLINHHTDGKSVDLYALEHSNHHFQTLEQLTYRQIEQQPKMQPCADQYLRSFQLGFAEGFSYADLSEYVIRSMEKGGKLQLALTLGEGELPCGFYTCNQSEQQKRPLIELFWDEVQEDVWQQKVREICQRAKQVLANEKPGSELGQVDPEAYQQVQQELSNAECLARSQLKTEEVSVSGSELVRLLNAMRHLRHSRVLRSDLHGKWNLFFTTQGLTELREKTERNDELKREFQKVREWSERRSLADLQSYASVMQDEPDWTLLNKQFGLWTRSRLLTFTPPENAASASLAFVLPSEDNEEHYKLGHVWIDRVSILPAHDANLEIENSGFNEGKQLPKHWTPVAIKGKPVLHWEDREEYVQDGSHSIYLENPTSEDEGAWIYDKDIPLQGGVNHTLTYFAKVEGKFKKGVQAVLTFKDAVGREVGSFHGIHNKKSLPGNPELKLTVSFQADALMYAMTGERSYAEKVKLQMLWLLNDYCQGVESWLVHNVRPDGLDAYGAVQIGRVTTLIATSYSLIRDANVFSQEEYERMMAQLDYLIRDLMDLRDRTELGAYRAQQGTSNWHTDMAAGAAMLALAFPEMPHARQWLDNARLILKGQLDYHINEDGSWPESIRYLFAVIQRYGTFAKTLRHMTGENWFQGTRFSSTFKYALSVQTPPYMFFDNKISTPNFGDHTLDNGGGFAVLGLYVDEIISSDPELGAQVYETWIRAGKPLCGFGVESNMLENFFMPSSIDTLASDSKTLHLVSRSFEDIGLYLFRQNFNRPDEGYLSVISSRTPVGHGHHDQASFIWYVNRIPLVVDPGVESYFDSTFAWYKGSSSHSVIQFCHKGQYVDMPRVSEVQHLRTSDLLDEITIRIQSPTGPGSHTRHIAYMKNGLDALILWDVIRNAEEGTRMNLPLAAKSTSIKGQRALSSGHYGIDLETISLLPQCADIIQEWGRSYPIAPLVEGNSQLNYLRIKAGRNEPLLTVLFAHPTGCEGLITEPIQCSEKHALAYQIRKLDRVEAILVVNTSDEFVTTELRYKHTLMDTRNKEIIPEIKSQIRLSLDGGQLRVLIPHSNT from the coding sequence ATGGTGAAAACGCAGGAAACCGGCTCTGTGCTGACATTGGCCAAAGATTGGGTAGAACGCGCGGTGGTGGGAACTGAACCGGGACAATATGCTGAAAGCGATTGGAAAACCATTGTCACACTGGTGGAGGCAGAAGAACAAACACAGCGAGACAAATCGACGATCCGGCATCTACTCGATGGAATGGACCAATTCCTGAGCAGGGTACATTGTTCGAACCGAGTCATCAATGAAGAGAATAACCTGCTTGAATTTTCAACGTATCGACGAGAGCTTATCCGTCTTGTATTCAAAGCCCGGGCGATACTTTTAATAGACGCAGAGCAATACACAGAAGGGGCAAAGGTAGCCCTGATGGATCAAATTACACGAGCAGAGGCGGCATTGAATGGGACGTATACGGCACCATTTGTCCGTAATCGCGCTTTTATTGAGCCACGACCGGATGAGGATATACAGGCAGTGACCGAACATTGTACGATGGCACCCAGCTACAACATGGGCACGTATGGGCTCAGACCTGCTATAGAATGGTACACCTATCAGCATATTATGGCAGACTGTTATGAGACGGAGAAGGTATATGCTTCTTCCATTGGATGTGTAAACGAGAGAACAGCAGATCTGTCACGGGGTGACCTCCCAGCCGTAGAATTGGAGCCAGGCAGCATCGCCTATTTGTCATTCGATTTGCCTTCTCTAGATCAACGCAGGCTTCGTCATGCCCGTCTGCGACTTATTAATCATCATACCGATGGGAAAAGCGTAGATCTGTATGCCTTAGAACATTCAAATCATCACTTCCAGACACTGGAGCAGTTGACATACCGCCAAATTGAACAACAACCGAAGATGCAGCCCTGTGCGGATCAGTATCTACGTTCGTTCCAACTAGGCTTCGCTGAAGGTTTCAGTTATGCCGATTTATCCGAGTATGTCATTCGTTCCATGGAGAAGGGAGGAAAGCTGCAGCTGGCACTGACCCTGGGAGAGGGAGAGCTACCTTGCGGATTTTACACCTGTAACCAATCGGAACAACAAAAAAGACCTCTGATTGAACTGTTCTGGGATGAGGTTCAGGAGGATGTTTGGCAGCAAAAAGTAAGAGAAATATGCCAGCGAGCGAAGCAAGTCCTGGCGAATGAAAAGCCCGGTAGCGAACTGGGACAGGTTGACCCCGAAGCTTATCAGCAAGTACAGCAGGAATTGTCCAATGCGGAATGCTTAGCCCGATCACAGCTAAAGACAGAAGAGGTGTCTGTGTCTGGCAGTGAACTGGTTCGTCTTCTCAACGCTATGCGTCATCTTAGGCACAGCCGGGTTTTACGAAGCGATTTGCACGGAAAGTGGAATTTATTTTTCACCACTCAGGGATTGACCGAACTTCGTGAAAAAACGGAACGCAATGACGAACTCAAACGTGAATTTCAGAAGGTCAGAGAATGGTCTGAACGGAGAAGTCTGGCTGATCTGCAATCGTACGCTTCCGTGATGCAGGACGAACCGGACTGGACTTTGCTGAATAAACAATTTGGCTTGTGGACTCGCTCGCGACTGCTTACCTTCACCCCGCCAGAAAATGCAGCATCGGCATCCCTTGCCTTCGTTCTTCCTTCAGAAGACAACGAGGAGCATTACAAACTGGGTCATGTCTGGATTGATCGTGTAAGCATTCTGCCTGCACATGATGCCAATTTGGAAATTGAAAATAGTGGATTCAATGAAGGGAAGCAGCTTCCGAAACACTGGACGCCCGTGGCAATCAAGGGAAAACCAGTATTGCACTGGGAAGACCGCGAGGAATATGTGCAGGACGGCAGTCATTCCATTTATCTGGAAAACCCGACGTCAGAAGACGAGGGGGCCTGGATTTATGACAAGGATATCCCGTTGCAAGGGGGAGTGAACCATACGCTCACGTATTTTGCAAAGGTCGAAGGAAAGTTTAAAAAGGGTGTTCAGGCTGTGCTCACATTCAAGGATGCAGTCGGCAGAGAAGTGGGTTCTTTCCACGGCATTCATAACAAGAAATCACTACCGGGCAATCCAGAGCTTAAGCTTACGGTATCTTTTCAGGCGGATGCGCTGATGTATGCCATGACTGGCGAGCGGAGTTATGCTGAGAAAGTGAAACTCCAGATGTTATGGTTGCTTAATGATTACTGTCAGGGAGTGGAGTCCTGGCTTGTTCACAATGTACGTCCTGACGGGCTGGATGCATATGGCGCAGTACAGATCGGACGTGTCACTACGCTGATTGCCACCTCGTATTCACTGATCCGGGATGCGAATGTATTCTCACAAGAGGAATACGAACGGATGATGGCTCAACTGGATTATCTGATCCGTGATCTGATGGATCTGCGTGATCGAACAGAACTTGGAGCTTATCGCGCCCAGCAGGGAACCAGTAACTGGCATACAGACATGGCGGCAGGAGCGGCGATGCTCGCACTGGCATTTCCGGAGATGCCACATGCAAGACAATGGCTGGATAATGCTAGGTTAATCCTAAAGGGCCAGCTGGACTATCACATTAACGAGGATGGCTCCTGGCCAGAGTCAATCCGTTATCTGTTCGCTGTCATCCAGCGTTATGGTACATTCGCCAAGACACTTCGCCACATGACCGGAGAGAACTGGTTTCAAGGTACTCGGTTCAGCAGTACCTTCAAATATGCGTTGTCGGTACAAACGCCGCCCTATATGTTTTTTGACAACAAAATCAGCACACCCAACTTTGGAGATCACACGCTTGATAACGGAGGCGGTTTCGCGGTTCTTGGGCTGTATGTGGATGAGATCATCTCCTCTGATCCAGAACTTGGTGCACAGGTATATGAGACTTGGATAAGAGCTGGAAAGCCATTATGCGGATTCGGCGTGGAATCGAATATGCTGGAAAACTTCTTCATGCCATCTAGCATCGATACTTTGGCCTCAGATTCAAAAACACTACATTTGGTATCGCGAAGTTTCGAAGATATTGGCTTATATCTTTTCCGCCAGAACTTTAATCGTCCGGATGAAGGATATCTGTCGGTGATCTCAAGCCGGACACCCGTAGGGCATGGACACCATGACCAAGCTTCCTTTATCTGGTATGTAAATAGAATTCCGCTTGTGGTCGATCCAGGGGTAGAAAGTTATTTTGACAGCACATTTGCATGGTATAAAGGCTCCTCCTCTCATAGCGTAATCCAGTTCTGCCATAAAGGGCAATACGTCGATATGCCTCGAGTGAGCGAAGTCCAGCATCTACGTACTTCTGATCTGTTAGATGAGATAACGATACGTATTCAGAGTCCGACAGGTCCAGGCAGCCATACTCGTCATATTGCATATATGAAAAATGGACTGGATGCCTTGATTTTATGGGATGTGATCCGGAATGCGGAAGAAGGGACGAGAATGAATCTGCCTTTAGCAGCTAAGTCAACGTCCATTAAAGGTCAGCGTGCCTTATCCAGCGGGCATTACGGTATTGATTTAGAAACAATCAGTCTGCTTCCTCAGTGTGCTGATATCATCCAAGAGTGGGGAAGAAGTTATCCCATTGCACCATTGGTGGAAGGAAATTCACAGCTGAACTATCTGAGAATAAAAGCTGGACGCAATGAACCACTACTGACTGTTTTATTTGCTCATCCAACAGGTTGCGAAGGCCTGATAACTGAACCGATTCAGTGCTCGGAAAAGCATGCGTTAGCTTACCAGATCAGGAAATTGGATCGTGTAGAGGCCATATTAGTTGTCAACACGAGTGACGAATTTGTAACAACTGAGCTGAGGTATAAACACACGTTGATGGATACAAGAAATAAGGAGATCATTCCGGAAATAAAGAGCCAGATTAGGTTATCGCTCGATGGCGGACAACTGCGCGTATTGATTCCACATTCTAACACGTAA